Sequence from the Lysobacter solisilvae genome:
CTGCCATAACGACCGCAAGAATGGCGGCTACCACTGCCATCGCGGTGGCGAATCACCCGCACCGGCTCCAAAATTGATTGCCCCGAAACCCGCTGACGGTCACCGCTATGACGGTGGTCGCGGCGGGTCCGGGACTTATTACGCCAACTGCAGCGCCGCGCGTGCTGCCGGGGCCGCCCCGGTGCGCCGTGGCGATCCGGGCTATGCGGCACATCTGGATCGAGACAACGATGGCGTCGGCTGCGAGTAGCACCCGCACTTGACCTGTTCCAAGGATCGGAGACTCAGCATTTGACTGCTCTACTGCTTGTCGTCGCGTTCACCTTCATGCCCAGCCTTCTGATGGTCGGCCTGTTGTGGGCGTATCGGAAATGGCAGGACCGCGAGGGCCGTCGCAGCCCAATCGAGAAACGGGCCATCTACGGTGCTGGCGAGCAGCTGCGCGTGCGGATGGACAAGCACATGGACCAGGTGATGGTGTCGTTCGTCGCCCTGTTCTTCATGGGGCCGTACTTTCTGGCCTATTGGGCCATGAGCCGCATCAACCTTGCCCAGGTGCGGTTTGGCTTCGGCGACTATCTGCTTCTCGTGCTCTTCCTGATCATGGTCGGCGCTGCGACCTGGTGGCTGATCAAGCACGGCAGCGCCCGACGAATTGCCAACGCCGGCCTCCAGGCCGAGCTGTACACCGCACAGGAGCTCAACCGGCTGATGGCGCTGGGCTGCACGGTGCTTCACGACGTGCCCGCCGACGGCTTCAACCTCGATCACGTCGTCATCGGCCCCACTGCGGTGTATGCCGTAGAGACCAAGTCCGTGCGGAAGCCGGCTCCCACAGGAGGCAAGGACCACTTCAAGGTGACCTACGACGGCCAGTGCCTGCGCTTTCCTGACTTCAGCGACAGCAAGCGCCTGAAGCAGACGAGGCGCCAAGCCGACTGGC
This genomic interval carries:
- a CDS encoding excalibur calcium-binding domain-containing protein, which gives rise to MTTTARAALLGLCALATNAAAHGGGLNAEGCHNDRKNGGYHCHRGGESPAPAPKLIAPKPADGHRYDGGRGGSGTYYANCSAARAAGAAPVRRGDPGYAAHLDRDNDGVGCE
- a CDS encoding nuclease-related domain-containing protein; translated protein: MTALLLVVAFTFMPSLLMVGLLWAYRKWQDREGRRSPIEKRAIYGAGEQLRVRMDKHMDQVMVSFVALFFMGPYFLAYWAMSRINLAQVRFGFGDYLLLVLFLIMVGAATWWLIKHGSARRIANAGLQAELYTAQELNRLMALGCTVLHDVPADGFNLDHVVIGPTAVYAVETKSVRKPAPTGGKDHFKVTYDGQCLRFPDFSDSKRLKQTRRQADWLAGHLRQALGRSIPVVPALALPGWWIETQTSAAATDLRVFNPAGRGSNFMADARGGHAIAPEIAALVVQALVMRYPTLGAKSS